One window of the Rufibacter radiotolerans genome contains the following:
- the mnmG gene encoding tRNA uridine-5-carboxymethylaminomethyl(34) synthesis enzyme MnmG: protein MFTNYDVIVVGAGHAGCEAAHAAATMGSKVLLVTMNMNTIAQMSCNPAMGGVAKGQIVREVDALGGMSGVITDKTMIQFRMLNMSKGPAMWSPRAQSDRMRFAEEWRLTLEQTPNIDFWQEMVSELLVEDGKVTGVKTSLGIEIKGKAVVLTNGTFLNGIIHIGEKQLGGGRAAEKSAKGITEQLVRLGFEAGRMKTGTPPRVDGRSLNYDLMEEQKGDENPSKFSYTDTPALTNQRSCYITYTNTKVHDILKTGFEQSPMFQGRIQGLGPRYCPSIEDKINRFAERDRHQIFVEPEGWNTVEVYVNGFSSSLPEDVQLKALREIQGFENAKMFRPGYAIEYDFFPPTQLNLTLETKLVENLYFAGQINGTTGYEEAACQGLMAGINAHNKVHNAEPFVLKRSEAYIGVLIDDLVNKGTEEPYRMFTSRAEHRILLRQDNADLRLTEKGYHLGLASEERLQKVTRKREETAEVLAYLQQKGIEPEEVNAMLLSLDSAPISERAKAGNLLKRPNVELEHLLRSSESLNLFLGKYLPDSLEQAVISLKYASYIDKENQMASKMEELENYIIKGRLDYKGITALSNEAREKLFKVQPETLGQASRISGVSPADISILMVYLGK, encoded by the coding sequence ATGTTCACAAATTATGATGTAATAGTTGTTGGGGCGGGACATGCCGGTTGTGAAGCAGCACACGCGGCCGCCACCATGGGATCGAAGGTATTACTCGTAACTATGAACATGAATACTATTGCCCAAATGTCCTGCAACCCAGCCATGGGTGGGGTGGCCAAAGGGCAGATAGTCCGGGAGGTTGATGCCCTAGGCGGAATGAGCGGAGTTATCACGGATAAAACCATGATCCAGTTCAGGATGCTCAATATGTCAAAAGGCCCCGCCATGTGGAGCCCCAGGGCCCAAAGCGACCGCATGCGGTTCGCTGAGGAGTGGAGACTTACCTTGGAGCAAACGCCTAATATTGATTTCTGGCAGGAGATGGTTTCTGAACTTCTGGTAGAAGATGGAAAAGTAACCGGTGTGAAAACCAGCTTAGGTATTGAAATCAAAGGAAAGGCGGTAGTGCTTACTAACGGAACTTTCCTGAACGGTATCATCCATATTGGGGAGAAACAACTAGGGGGAGGAAGAGCCGCTGAGAAATCTGCCAAAGGTATCACAGAGCAACTAGTACGTTTAGGCTTTGAGGCCGGCCGCATGAAAACTGGTACCCCGCCTCGTGTAGACGGCCGTAGCCTCAACTATGATCTCATGGAAGAGCAGAAAGGCGATGAGAATCCGTCTAAATTCTCTTACACAGATACGCCAGCCCTTACCAACCAGAGAAGCTGCTACATTACCTATACCAATACCAAGGTTCATGATATCCTGAAAACAGGCTTTGAGCAGTCACCTATGTTCCAAGGAAGAATCCAGGGACTGGGCCCCCGCTACTGCCCGTCTATTGAAGATAAGATCAACCGCTTCGCAGAGCGTGACCGTCACCAGATCTTTGTGGAGCCCGAAGGCTGGAACACCGTGGAAGTTTACGTGAACGGTTTCTCCAGTTCCTTGCCGGAAGATGTGCAGTTAAAGGCCCTCCGCGAGATTCAGGGATTTGAGAATGCTAAGATGTTCCGTCCGGGTTACGCCATTGAATATGACTTCTTCCCGCCAACCCAACTGAACTTGACCCTGGAAACAAAGCTGGTGGAAAACCTCTACTTTGCGGGGCAGATAAACGGTACCACGGGTTATGAGGAAGCGGCCTGCCAGGGCCTTATGGCGGGAATTAACGCCCACAATAAGGTGCATAACGCAGAACCGTTTGTCTTGAAAAGATCAGAGGCTTACATAGGTGTTTTGATAGATGACTTGGTGAACAAAGGCACCGAGGAGCCTTACCGTATGTTCACCTCCCGCGCCGAGCACCGCATCCTGCTCCGTCAGGATAATGCCGATCTTCGGTTAACCGAGAAAGGCTACCATCTGGGTCTCGCCTCTGAGGAGCGCCTGCAGAAAGTGACCCGCAAGCGGGAAGAGACCGCCGAAGTACTGGCGTACCTGCAGCAGAAGGGAATTGAGCCGGAAGAAGTAAACGCCATGCTGCTATCCCTGGATTCTGCACCGATCAGTGAGAGAGCCAAGGCGGGTAATCTGCTAAAGCGGCCAAACGTGGAACTGGAGCATTTACTCCGGTCTTCTGAAAGCCTGAACCTGTTCCTGGGTAAATATTTACCAGACAGCCTGGAGCAAGCGGTTATTTCTTTGAAATATGCGAGCTATATTGACAAAGAAAACCAGATGGCCTCTAAAATGGAGGAACTGGAGAACTACATTATTAAAGGCCGGCTAGACTATAAGGGAATCACAGCGCTTTCAAACGAGGCCCGTGAGAAACTCTTTAAGGTACAGCCGGAAACCTTAGGACAAGCATCGCGCATCAGTGGCGTATCTCCCGCAGATATCTCCATCCTGATGGTATATTTAGGAAAATAG
- the ybeY gene encoding rRNA maturation RNase YbeY, with protein MQELPIEFFTEEVDFEVKNETKVKEWLFEIISEYSFEVESLNYIFCSDEYLHQMNVEYLDHDTLTDVITFDNSDIEGVIEGDVFISIDRIVDNATTFNTPIEKELHRVMAHGLLHLLGFDDKTPEKQAIMQSKEEECLALIKF; from the coding sequence ATGCAGGAACTGCCAATTGAGTTCTTTACCGAAGAGGTAGACTTTGAAGTAAAGAACGAAACAAAAGTCAAGGAGTGGCTTTTTGAGATTATTTCAGAATATTCCTTCGAAGTAGAATCTTTGAACTACATTTTTTGTTCCGATGAATATCTTCATCAGATGAATGTAGAATACTTAGATCATGATACTCTCACTGATGTCATCACCTTTGATAATTCCGATATAGAAGGAGTTATTGAAGGTGATGTTTTCATTAGTATAGACCGTATTGTGGACAACGCCACTACTTTCAACACACCAATAGAAAAAGAGTTGCATAGGGTAATGGCACATGGTTTACTCCATTTACTTGGTTTTGATGATAAAACCCCCGAAAAGCAAGCAATAATGCAATCTAAAGAAGAAGAGTGTTTAGCCCTTATAAAGTTTTAA
- a CDS encoding Ig-like domain-containing protein, translating to MKKQIKNALTGAALFLAGCASIASPEGGDRDVTAPKLISSTPNNGQTNIKPENIILTFDEDIQAPDLTRELLIAPLTDNTYKTKVKNETIEITFTEPWLENTTYNLNFRKGITDVTEKNAAKNLVITFATGGFLDSGRVTGRVANLFSNTPPKEASVLLYRANDTAQVAKGRPLYVTSSDSAGNFTFTNIKEGNYHIYALTEANNNLRYDNEKESIAYLADSIQVKPAVKDLKLILHTQDVTRPNVISRKGFTNTYEVTYNEGLAKATVLGAEKGEEIKWLLDASGKTLRLFPAKPEEKKWLIEVQDSANNIKVDTIAVRLSGTRAPRKNNSFAVANGASIKPGETLRLQFEVPTKILQPQGAVTLVYDSVKTVSTKDAKDLELNQTGTEITVKLPMEAKKNITITLDSTKVVPFIGDRYATSTQKLTVSDKATTGSLQVKLSTKQKNFLVQLLRQGQVVKEVKNRTSILWNDLEPGSYQLRILVDANGNGKWDNGSLKDRRLPEPVVLPAEIFEIRSNWEIETTTIQF from the coding sequence ATGAAAAAACAGATCAAAAACGCCCTTACCGGGGCAGCCTTGTTCCTTGCAGGATGCGCCAGCATTGCCAGCCCCGAAGGCGGAGACAGAGACGTAACCGCGCCCAAACTGATTTCCAGTACCCCAAACAATGGCCAAACCAATATAAAGCCCGAGAATATCATCCTCACCTTCGATGAAGATATCCAGGCCCCGGACTTGACCCGGGAATTACTCATCGCGCCCTTGACGGACAATACTTACAAGACTAAAGTAAAGAACGAGACCATTGAAATCACTTTCACGGAGCCTTGGCTGGAAAACACTACCTACAACCTTAATTTCAGGAAAGGGATCACAGACGTAACGGAGAAAAATGCCGCCAAGAACCTGGTGATCACCTTCGCCACCGGCGGCTTTCTGGATTCAGGTAGGGTGACTGGTAGGGTGGCCAATCTTTTCAGCAATACCCCGCCAAAAGAAGCGAGCGTGCTTTTGTACCGGGCCAATGATACCGCCCAGGTAGCGAAGGGAAGACCGTTGTATGTCACCTCCTCAGATTCCGCAGGAAATTTCACCTTCACTAATATAAAGGAAGGCAACTACCATATCTACGCCCTCACCGAGGCCAACAACAACCTGCGCTATGACAATGAAAAGGAATCTATTGCCTACCTGGCAGATTCTATTCAGGTAAAGCCCGCCGTAAAAGACCTAAAACTAATCTTACACACCCAGGACGTAACCAGGCCAAACGTGATTTCCCGCAAGGGCTTCACCAATACCTATGAGGTAACCTACAATGAGGGCCTGGCCAAAGCCACTGTGTTAGGGGCTGAAAAAGGTGAAGAGATTAAATGGCTTTTAGATGCCAGCGGGAAAACCCTGCGTCTGTTCCCGGCCAAGCCCGAGGAGAAAAAATGGTTAATAGAAGTACAGGATAGCGCCAATAACATAAAGGTAGATACCATCGCCGTTAGGTTAAGCGGCACCCGTGCCCCCCGCAAGAACAACAGCTTTGCGGTGGCCAACGGCGCCTCCATTAAACCCGGTGAGACCCTCAGGCTGCAATTTGAAGTGCCCACCAAGATCCTTCAGCCCCAGGGCGCCGTCACCTTGGTCTATGATTCTGTTAAAACTGTTTCCACCAAAGACGCCAAAGACCTGGAACTAAACCAAACGGGCACCGAGATCACCGTGAAACTTCCTATGGAGGCCAAAAAGAACATCACTATTACCCTGGACTCTACCAAAGTGGTTCCTTTCATTGGAGACCGGTACGCCACCAGTACCCAAAAGCTGACCGTTTCAGACAAAGCCACCACCGGAAGCCTGCAGGTAAAACTGTCCACAAAACAAAAGAACTTCTTGGTGCAGCTCCTTAGGCAGGGGCAGGTAGTGAAAGAGGTGAAAAACAGAACCTCCATTCTTTGGAATGATCTGGAGCCCGGCAGCTACCAACTGCGCATTCTGGTGGACGCCAACGGGAACGGGAAATGGGACAATGGCTCTTTAAAAGACCGCAGATTACCGGAACCAGTGGTGTTACCAGCCGAAATTTTTGAGATCAGGAGCAACTGGGAAATTGAAACCACCACCATCCAATTCTAG
- a CDS encoding glycine--tRNA ligase produces MSTTEKTTENAQLKDIISHAKEYGFVFPSSEIYDGLQAVYDYGQNGVELKNNLKTLWWKCMTQLHQNVVGIDAAIFMHPLTWKASGHIDSFNDPMIDNLDSKKRYRADVLLEDKAAEYEKAGDVSKAQALLKEMGRLLEAEDLKAVQQLIISENIKCPVSGTSNWTEVRQFNLMFSTQVGSVAEDSSTIYLRPETAQGIFVNFLNVQKSGRMKVPFGIAQIGKAFRNEIVARQFIFRMREFEQMEMQFFVRPGTEGEWYENWKAWRKNWHLALGVPTEKLRFHDHDKLAHYAKAAVDIEFEFPFGFKEVEGIHSRSDFDLTQHQNLSRKKQQYFDNDLNEDGKPYGNYVPYVVETSVGADRLFLMTLCNAYQEEEITEGDNTKTRTFLKFHPAIAPIKAAVFPLVKKDGLPEKAMQIFDDLKFDFKMIYEERDAIGKRYTRQDLIGTPFCIAVDYETLENDTVTVRERDTREQKRMHISELRQYIGDAVSFKRIFEKL; encoded by the coding sequence ATGAGCACTACTGAGAAAACTACAGAAAACGCGCAGCTGAAAGATATTATATCGCATGCCAAGGAATACGGCTTCGTGTTTCCGTCCAGCGAGATTTATGACGGCCTGCAGGCCGTCTATGATTACGGCCAAAACGGGGTTGAACTGAAAAACAACCTCAAGACCCTTTGGTGGAAATGCATGACCCAACTGCACCAGAACGTAGTGGGCATTGACGCCGCCATCTTCATGCATCCGCTTACCTGGAAAGCATCGGGCCACATTGACTCCTTCAATGACCCCATGATTGACAACCTGGACTCCAAAAAGCGCTACCGCGCCGATGTGCTCCTGGAAGACAAAGCCGCCGAGTACGAGAAAGCCGGTGATGTGTCCAAAGCCCAGGCGCTGCTCAAGGAAATGGGCCGCCTGCTGGAGGCCGAAGACCTCAAAGCCGTACAGCAACTCATTATCTCAGAAAATATAAAGTGCCCGGTGTCAGGCACTTCTAACTGGACCGAGGTCCGTCAGTTCAACCTGATGTTTTCCACCCAGGTGGGATCCGTGGCCGAGGACTCCAGCACTATTTATCTACGCCCAGAAACCGCCCAGGGAATCTTCGTGAACTTCCTGAACGTGCAGAAATCTGGCCGCATGAAAGTGCCCTTCGGGATTGCCCAGATTGGCAAAGCGTTCCGGAACGAGATTGTGGCCCGTCAGTTCATCTTCAGGATGCGCGAGTTTGAGCAGATGGAGATGCAGTTCTTCGTGCGCCCTGGCACGGAAGGCGAGTGGTACGAAAACTGGAAAGCCTGGAGAAAAAATTGGCACCTGGCGTTGGGCGTGCCCACCGAAAAGCTCCGTTTCCACGACCACGACAAGCTGGCCCACTACGCCAAAGCCGCCGTGGACATTGAGTTTGAGTTCCCGTTCGGGTTTAAAGAGGTGGAAGGAATCCATTCCCGTTCTGACTTTGACCTGACCCAGCACCAGAACCTGAGCCGCAAGAAGCAGCAGTACTTTGATAATGACCTCAACGAGGACGGAAAACCATACGGAAACTACGTGCCGTACGTGGTAGAGACCTCCGTAGGTGCCGACCGCCTGTTCCTGATGACGCTCTGCAACGCCTACCAGGAAGAGGAAATCACCGAAGGCGATAACACCAAGACCCGTACCTTCCTGAAATTCCACCCGGCCATTGCTCCTATCAAAGCCGCCGTGTTTCCGCTGGTGAAGAAAGACGGCCTTCCTGAGAAAGCCATGCAGATCTTTGACGACCTCAAGTTTGATTTCAAGATGATCTATGAGGAGCGCGACGCCATTGGCAAACGCTACACCCGCCAGGATCTGATTGGGACCCCGTTCTGTATTGCCGTAGATTACGAGACCCTGGAAAACGATACCGTCACCGTACGAGAGCGTGATACCCGCGAACAAAAGCGTATGCACATCTCTGAGCTTCGCCAATACATAGGTGACGCGGTTAGCTTCAAGCGTATTTTTGAGAAACTATAG
- a CDS encoding class I SAM-dependent methyltransferase, producing MNYERLDNCPICSKTEFKNFLVVQDKSVSQESFVLVQCLNCQLKFTNPRPPEESIGPYYASEEYISHSDTSKGLFNKTYRLVRSMAVKNKVDLVNRLSKKGKILDYGCGVGYFLKACQKQGWQVEGYEPNEIARQQTEEKLGKPVFHGSLEELGQEEYDVITLWHVLEHIHQLNETVKTLVNATKKGGYIVIAVPNADSYDAKKYGADWAAYDVPRHLYHFNKASMQRLLKKHRLDLKEVLPMKWDAYYVSILSEKYKHGQTKMLGSFFTGFRSNLHGAYNGNSYSSQIFIAQKK from the coding sequence ATGAACTACGAACGGCTAGATAATTGCCCCATTTGTTCAAAAACCGAGTTTAAAAATTTTCTGGTAGTACAAGACAAAAGCGTTTCCCAGGAAAGCTTTGTGCTAGTACAGTGCCTTAATTGCCAACTCAAGTTCACTAACCCGCGCCCACCCGAAGAAAGTATTGGCCCTTACTATGCATCTGAGGAATACATTTCCCACTCAGATACCAGCAAAGGTCTCTTCAATAAAACCTACCGTTTGGTTAGGTCCATGGCTGTGAAGAACAAGGTAGATCTAGTAAACCGGCTGAGTAAGAAAGGGAAGATTCTGGATTATGGCTGTGGGGTAGGGTACTTTCTCAAAGCCTGCCAGAAGCAAGGTTGGCAGGTAGAAGGGTATGAACCAAATGAAATAGCCCGTCAGCAGACCGAGGAAAAACTGGGAAAGCCGGTGTTCCATGGCTCCTTAGAGGAACTGGGTCAGGAAGAATATGATGTGATTACGCTCTGGCATGTGCTGGAGCATATCCATCAGCTGAATGAAACGGTAAAGACGCTGGTTAACGCCACCAAAAAGGGAGGCTATATTGTGATTGCCGTACCCAACGCCGATTCTTACGACGCTAAAAAATACGGGGCAGATTGGGCGGCATATGACGTTCCCCGCCATTTATACCACTTCAACAAAGCCAGCATGCAACGCTTGCTGAAAAAACACCGCCTGGACCTGAAGGAGGTGTTACCTATGAAGTGGGACGCCTATTACGTAAGTATCTTGAGCGAAAAGTATAAACATGGCCAAACCAAAATGCTGGGTTCCTTCTTCACCGGATTCAGGTCTAACCTGCACGGCGCGTATAACGGGAACTCCTACTCCAGCCAGATATTTATTGCCCAGAAAAAATAA
- a CDS encoding ATP-binding protein: MNQVKIQIPSIIENIRIVESFIDNSREKFQIEDDIYGNIMVAVTESVNNAIRHGNKFDKDKNVYLSLFVEPNQLRFEIEDEGSGFDPNSLSDPTAPENLENPGGRGIFLMRNLCDDVTFSNNGRTVSLTFNIENAGTAN, encoded by the coding sequence ATGAATCAAGTAAAAATTCAGATTCCTTCTATCATTGAGAATATCCGTATCGTGGAGAGCTTCATTGACAACTCCCGGGAGAAGTTCCAGATTGAAGATGATATCTATGGTAATATTATGGTTGCCGTGACGGAATCTGTGAACAACGCCATTAGACACGGTAACAAGTTTGATAAAGATAAGAACGTCTATCTTTCTCTTTTTGTAGAGCCCAACCAACTACGCTTTGAGATAGAAGATGAGGGAAGTGGCTTTGACCCTAACTCTCTAAGCGATCCTACTGCCCCTGAAAACCTGGAGAACCCCGGCGGACGTGGCATCTTCTTAATGCGCAACCTCTGTGATGACGTTACCTTCAGCAATAACGGCCGCACCGTTTCCTTAACCTTTAATATTGAGAATGCAGGAACTGCCAATTGA
- a CDS encoding dipeptide epimerase: MSPTQIVSVRFQSLNLPLLEPFAIATGTQHRVENVVVQVQLADGTTGLGEAAPFPAVSGETQESTLAVLQELEKQLLQKNVKNWRTLATQLEELAPQAPAARCGLEMAILDALCKHYQMPLYVFFGGVETQLKTDLTITAGDEAHAAASARSIVERGFSIIKVKTEGVDVDYDVRRLQAIHTAAPAAKLIVDGNCGYDLIRAQDFVNRLAEARIPVILLEQPLPRECWEDVAVLATTCPFPIAADESARSARDVARLAQDRSASVVNIKLMKCGVLEALQMAALAQVHGLGLMIGGMVESILAMTFSAHFAAGIGGFEYIDLDTPLFIAEHPFTGGFQQQGENLALDPDVAGHGVILPELLC; this comes from the coding sequence ATGTCTCCCACCCAAATAGTTTCCGTCCGTTTTCAGTCTTTGAACCTGCCCTTATTAGAACCCTTCGCCATTGCCACGGGCACGCAGCACCGGGTAGAAAATGTAGTGGTGCAGGTGCAGCTCGCCGACGGGACAACCGGCTTAGGCGAGGCCGCCCCCTTCCCGGCGGTGAGCGGAGAGACGCAGGAAAGCACGCTGGCCGTGTTGCAGGAACTGGAAAAACAGCTGCTGCAAAAGAACGTGAAAAACTGGCGGACCCTAGCCACGCAATTAGAGGAATTGGCGCCGCAGGCGCCCGCCGCCCGGTGCGGACTGGAGATGGCCATTCTAGACGCGCTCTGCAAGCATTACCAAATGCCGCTCTATGTTTTCTTCGGGGGCGTGGAGACGCAGCTGAAAACCGACCTGACCATTACCGCCGGAGACGAAGCCCACGCCGCCGCCTCAGCCCGCTCCATTGTAGAACGCGGCTTCTCTATTATAAAGGTAAAGACTGAAGGCGTGGATGTGGATTACGATGTACGGCGTCTGCAGGCCATCCACACGGCAGCCCCTGCGGCTAAACTGATTGTAGACGGGAATTGCGGCTATGATCTAATCCGGGCCCAGGACTTTGTCAACAGACTAGCGGAAGCCAGAATCCCGGTTATCCTGCTGGAACAGCCACTTCCCAGGGAATGTTGGGAGGACGTGGCCGTGTTGGCAACTACCTGCCCTTTCCCCATTGCCGCAGATGAATCGGCGCGTAGCGCCCGCGACGTAGCGCGGTTGGCCCAAGACCGAAGTGCCTCGGTTGTCAACATAAAACTGATGAAGTGCGGGGTGCTGGAGGCGCTGCAGATGGCGGCCCTGGCACAGGTGCACGGTTTGGGCTTAATGATTGGCGGCATGGTGGAGAGCATCTTGGCCATGACGTTCTCGGCCCATTTCGCGGCGGGCATTGGCGGGTTTGAGTACATAGACCTGGACACGCCGCTCTTTATAGCCGAGCATCCGTTCACCGGCGGGTTCCAGCAGCAGGGCGAGAATTTGGCCCTGGACCCAGACGTTGCCGGGCACGGGGTAATCTTGCCAGAACTACTTTGCTAG
- a CDS encoding inorganic phosphate transporter, with translation MFGLETDLLILLIICLLAACLFEFVNGFHDTANAVATVIYTNTLRPWAAVIWSGFWNFIGVFAGGIGVAMGIVYLLPIETLIDQDVWHGVAMIGALLISAIIWNLGTWYYGLPSSSSHTLIGSILGLGIAYSLLPSTTEATFAWSEATKTGLSLIVSPFLGFTLTVFLMFILKRFVKNKTIFKEPHKRKAPPLWIRIILILTCTLVSFFHGSNDGQKGVGLVMLILIAIVPTYFALDNTKNPFELQTSINKVELVLAKVDSTTLSASDAQQLTLLNDEVREMNGIFAANAGIKELPKDSRFKLRRDILLITKGTDKLLESKDVTLSQRDKDTLKEGVTGMRSFTDYAPNWVIMMIALSLGIGTMIGWKRIVKTIGEKIGKEHLTYAQGASAEFMAASVIGFSTFVFKLPVSTTHILSSGIAGSMVANKGIKNLNPSTIRNIAMAWVLTLPVSMFLSGSLFILFRWLLS, from the coding sequence ATGTTCGGATTAGAAACTGACTTATTGATCCTGCTGATTATCTGTTTACTGGCAGCCTGTCTTTTTGAATTTGTGAATGGCTTCCATGACACGGCCAACGCGGTAGCCACCGTTATTTACACCAATACCCTTCGCCCGTGGGCGGCCGTGATCTGGTCTGGTTTCTGGAATTTTATTGGCGTCTTTGCCGGCGGAATTGGGGTAGCCATGGGGATTGTGTACCTGCTGCCCATTGAAACCCTTATTGACCAGGACGTGTGGCACGGGGTTGCCATGATTGGCGCCTTGTTGATAAGCGCCATTATCTGGAACCTGGGCACCTGGTACTACGGCCTGCCTTCTTCCAGCTCGCACACCTTGATTGGTTCCATCTTGGGCTTAGGCATTGCCTACTCTCTATTGCCCTCCACCACTGAGGCCACTTTTGCCTGGTCTGAAGCCACCAAAACCGGTTTGTCTCTTATTGTATCTCCGTTCCTGGGCTTTACCCTTACCGTTTTCCTGATGTTCATCTTGAAGCGGTTTGTGAAGAACAAGACCATCTTCAAGGAGCCGCACAAACGGAAGGCTCCGCCGCTCTGGATTAGAATTATCCTGATCCTTACCTGTACGCTGGTTTCTTTCTTCCATGGTTCCAATGACGGGCAGAAAGGCGTTGGTCTGGTGATGTTGATTCTGATTGCCATTGTGCCTACCTATTTTGCCCTGGACAACACCAAAAACCCGTTTGAGCTGCAGACCTCTATTAATAAGGTGGAACTGGTGCTGGCCAAGGTAGACAGCACTACCCTTTCGGCCTCAGATGCCCAACAGTTGACCTTGCTGAACGACGAGGTACGGGAAATGAACGGAATCTTTGCCGCTAACGCCGGTATAAAGGAATTGCCCAAGGATTCAAGATTCAAACTGAGACGCGATATCCTGCTTATCACCAAGGGCACCGACAAGCTTCTGGAAAGCAAAGACGTGACCCTGAGCCAGCGTGACAAAGACACCTTGAAAGAAGGCGTGACCGGCATGCGCTCTTTCACCGACTATGCCCCTAACTGGGTAATTATGATGATTGCCCTTTCTTTGGGTATTGGTACCATGATTGGCTGGAAACGGATTGTGAAAACCATTGGCGAGAAAATTGGAAAGGAACACCTGACCTACGCGCAAGGCGCCTCGGCTGAATTTATGGCCGCCAGTGTGATTGGTTTCTCTACGTTCGTGTTCAAGCTGCCGGTAAGTACCACCCACATCTTGTCTTCTGGTATTGCGGGTAGTATGGTGGCCAACAAGGGAATCAAGAACCTGAACCCTTCCACTATCAGAAACATTGCTATGGCCTGGGTCTTGACTTTGCCAGTGTCTATGTTCCTCTCAGGATCGTTGTTCATTCTTTTCCGGTGGTTATTGTCATAA